One genomic window of Branchiostoma floridae strain S238N-H82 chromosome 4, Bfl_VNyyK, whole genome shotgun sequence includes the following:
- the LOC118414682 gene encoding big defensin-like codes for MEKKTGYCLFLLALLVPYTVLGAIPKSAPPKKHREKRFAIPLVYWGATVSPTVWAWLVGLAGAATVATAGIIRASSDSHSCANNRGWCRSSCFSHEYIDYYNSAVCGRYRCCRPNN; via the exons ATGGAGAAGAAGACGGGGTACTGCCTGTTCCTCCTGGCCCTGCTGGTGCCCTACACCGTCCTGGGCGCCATCCCGAAGAGCGCTCCGCCGAAGAAACACAGGGAGAAGCGTTTTGCAATTCCTCTCGTCTACTGGGGCGCCACCGTGTCTCCTACCGTGTGGGCTTGGCTGGTGGGCTTGGCTGGTGCTGCTACCGTTGCGACTGCGGGGATCATCCGAGCCA GTAGCGATAGCCACTCCTGTGCGAACAACCGCGGCTGGTGCCGCTCCTCCTGCTTCTCCCACGAGTACATCGATTACTACAACTCGGCTGTTTGTGGCCGTTACCGTTGCTGCCGTCCAAATAATTGA
- the LOC118414675 gene encoding uncharacterized protein LOC118414675 codes for MLGVAMYAVGIVLLPSMVDITGAITSHQVANQTANSTDFTLNFTADSAYLSVSPPVTESPTVRSSSASPLYDAAATTELNTTVASPVTGQCRLAGHRRRTSQHPASEVPARVWGPLLSVLVVMEQGKNLAYLASIVMVGNAGVVSNILLTVVFS; via the exons ATGTTGGGAGTAGCGATGTACGCGGTGGGGATCGTCCTGCTCCCTTCCATGGTCGACATCACGGGGGCCATTACGAGTCATCAAGTCGCAAACCAAACAGCGAACTCTACCGATTTTACTCTGAACTTCACGGCTGATTCTGCGTACTTGTCGGTATCACCACCAGTGACAGAAAGTCCAACTGTACGGAGTAGCTCAGCCTCGCCCCTGTACGACGCAGCAGCGACGACAGAACTGAACACGACGGTCGCGAGTCCAGTTACCGGCCAGTGCCGGCTAGCCGGGCACAGGAGGAGGACCTCCCAACACCCGGCATCAGAAGTTCCCGCCAGGGTTTGGGGACCGCTGCTGTCTGTCTTGGTGGTGATGGAACAGGGAAA AAATCTAGCGTACCTGGCCTCTATCGTGATGGTGGGAAACGCCGGAGTTGTGAGTAACATCCTTCTTACCGTggtattttcttag